One Equus caballus isolate H_3958 breed thoroughbred chromosome 8, TB-T2T, whole genome shotgun sequence genomic window, CCCTCCCTTGCCCCGGAGGCAGGCCAAAGCAGTCTCCATGCTTCCCTGTGACCCTGACCCTGCCTCATCCAGCCCTCCGGGCAGCCAGTGGTTCAAGGCTTCGGTCCTCAGGGCAGGGTCAGAGCAATGACTGAAGGCTGGTCAGGATCCATCGGGGCAGCCTGTCACTCCTCTCTCGCCCTCGTAGGTGCCAGCAGCCGGCTTGGTGCTCCTCTCAGCTGCCCACCATGGCCTGGGGACTGCCCAGCACCGCCAGCCTGGCGCGCTTCTGCCAGAAGCTGAACCGGCTGAAGCCACTGGAGGAGTCCACCACGGAGATGTCGCAGCAGCGCCACCTGACCGTGCTGGATCTGATCCTGCTGGGCATGGGTGCTACGATGGGCTTGGGCCTCTACATGCTCACGGGCACTGTGGCCAAGGAGATGGCCGGCCCTGCGGTGCTCGTGTCTTTCAGTGTAGCTGTCATGGCCTCCCTGCTGGCAGCCCTATGCTACGTGGAGTTGGCAGCACGTGTGCCCCGCAAGGGCACTTCCTATTTGTTCACCTATGTGTTCATGGGTGAACTGTGGGCCTTCCTCATTGGCTGGATATTGCTCATCCAATGTCTCATTGGTGGGATTGCCATGGCCCGCACCTGGAGCAGCTCACCTGGACGCCATCTTCGGTCACCGCATCCGCAGCTTCACCATGGCCCATGTGGGCAGCTGGCAGGTGCCGTTCCTGGCCCAGTACCCGGACTTCTTGGCTGCTGGAGTCATACTTTTGGCCTCCGCATTTGTCTACTGTGGAGTCCACATCTCTTCCTGGCTCAACCGCACCTTCTCTGCCATCAGCTTGGTTGTCATCCTCTTCATCGTCACCCTGGGGTTTGTCCTGGCCCATCCGGAGAACTGGAGCACTGAGGAGGGCGGCTTTGCGCCGTTTGGCTTCTCTGGCATCATGGCTGGTGCTGCCACCTGCTTCTATGCCTTCGTGGGCTTTGGCGCTATTGCTGCCTCCAGCGAGGAGGGCCAGAACCCCAAGCGAGCTGTGCCTATGGCCATCGCCATCTCAGTTGGCCTGGTGGCTGGTACTAACATCCTCGCCTCCACTGTGCTCACCCTCATGGTGCCCAGGCACAGCCTGGACCCTGACTGGGCACTCGCTGATGCCTTCTACCAGCGGGGCTACAGCTGGGCGGGCTTCATCGTGGCGGCTGGCGCTGTCTGCGGTAAGAGGCCCTTCTGGGTAAGGTGGGAGAGGACAGGGTGGTGGGGCCCTGCCCATAGCCTCCCAAGACGACATCTCCATCTGGGCCTGTGTTCCCAGTTGTGTCCTGGGCCCAGGAAGGTGCTAGTGATTAGACTCGCCACCCAGGCTTTTTGGGAGGGACCTGCTCACCACCCCTCCCAATCGTACACAGAATGTCGGTTCTGGGCATGTGCTGCCAGGTACTTTCCTGGTGGAAGGACTCAGCCTTCATCAGATTCTCCAGTGGGTCTGTCACCTGAACTGGGCTGTCCCATTCCTGGGTGGTGGGGGGGAACAGTTCAGTACCCTACCTACACTCAGGCTCACTCTGAGAGCCCAGATAAACTCATGCCCCTGTTACCAAGGGGCCACCCATGCTCTGGCCCCGATCAGCGACCACAGGTGGGCTTGTCCACCATGCTGACTGGTCTCCCACCCTCTGCCATAGGCATGACCACTGTCCTGTTCAACATTCTCTTTGCTGTGCCACGCATCGTATATGCCATGGCCACTGACGGGCTCTTCTTCCAGATATTTACCCGTGTGCACCCTCGCACACAGGTGCCCATAGTGGGCATCCTGGTGTTCGGGTTCCTCATGCCTCTCTTGGCGGTGCTGCTGGACCTTGAGGCACTGATCCAGTTCCTGTCCATTGGCACCCTGGTCACCCGCCCTGTTGTGAACACCAGCATTATTGTGCTACGCTTCCAAAAGTCTCCTCCATCTAGTCCCTTGGGCTCAGTCAgccctggctctgtggctgagggGTATGAGGACTCCTCAGGACACAGACGGCTGGAGGACACTGAGCAGCCCTCAGCCCCTGAGCCTGGGCAGCTGTGACCAGCCCTGAGGCCCTTCCTTGGCTACATGAGTGGATGCAGACCTGGAGTCGCTGTGGCCTGGGCACTCCGTGTCCTGGTGGTGTCAGCCATCACTCTGGACTGCGTGCTGGTCTTTGGGAAGTCGGCCCTGTACCTCCCACCCTGGGGCCAcaccctgctgctcctgctcagcTCCGTCGTGTTTCTGCTCAGTCTCCTCGTCCTGGGGGCCCACCAGCAACAGCGCTGGCAGGATGCCTTTCAGGTACTTCCTCCAGCCAGCACCCCTCACTCTCAGCCCAGCCAGCTCCCTTCGCGCCTTCCTCCTCTGCCGTGGCAGGATACACCAGGGTTCACGGAGTGGGGGCGGCCAGTACCCCATCCCCCTCTTTCTACATGGCGAGTGGGCCCTTGTCTCTGGAACCTCCACAGGTGAAGAAAGTCTCTGTGGACTCCCAAGAAATCAGGCCCTggcccagcagccctgcccttGCCCCCTCAGGTTCCCATGGTGCCCCTGATTCCAGCCGCGAGCATCCTCCTCAACGTCTTCCTCATGCTACATCTGAGCTCCCTGACCTGGCTGCGCTTCTCCGTCTGGCTGCTGATTGGTGAGTAGGGATCAGGCTGGGACCCTGGGTTggctgcaggaggagggcaaGCAGGGAAGCTGGGCTGGGACCTGCCCCTCAGGCTTGTACCATCCTTAGAGGACTTGTGGTGTATTTTGTCTACGGCATCTGGCACAGCAAGGAGAACCAGCGGGATCTGCCGGGGTTGACTGCCACACGTGGCAGCCTAGAGGAGACGGTGCAGGCCGTAGATTCCCTAAATCCAGAAGACACAGCCCACCTATCCCCAAACCTCATGTCTCTTAGACGACTTGCACCAAAGAGAGAGATCCAGACCTAAGAAATGGACTAAGCCAAACCAATCACTCATCTGTTCCTAGATGGAATGTTTGTTTCTCGTTCAGTAAACCTAAGCATGTTAATGGGAAAATCATGTAGCAGACAGGTGTTCTAAGGTGACAGAAGAAAAAACCAGAACTAGAGAGTCAAAGAGTTCAGCTCGTGAAACAATTCCCCTCAAAAGCAATGAGCAAACATAGGATCACTGAAAAATGACATCCTGAAGTGAATTCAATGTTCCTGACAAAGCATTTGTGGATACGAAGAAACAAAACTTCACACAAGAAATACTCAAAAGAGAACTGGGTACGAAACAGGAAATGAGAAGTTAGAATTGGCAGaaccaaggaaaaaaatgaagaaaaagaaaactctctgaAAAAAGGCTAAATGGCAAGGTTCATAAGGGCAACATATTTGTTCAAAATTATAAGAGACATTGAATAAAGTAAGTATCAAGcagaacaaaagcaaagaaaagatatTGAGACAGGATCAGAGAGAAAATCATAGATTCCTGGGAGAAATAGACTGGAATGGTCAACTCCAAGTTCTATCCTCTTAGaaccaaaagacttgaaaaaaagaaaaacaaattcctctCAAGTTCCAGACATTCCCAAAGTTCCCCACCCCTCAAAGCCAGTGCACacacaactgggagaaaatggatTTACATTCTCCATCTCAACAGAACATACAGAGCAAGACAATGTTTTCAAAAAGTGAATAAGTCATTGTGGGCAAGTCCTTTACATTCCGCCAAGCTGTCCGTGCATCAGGCAGCAGAACGAGAGAGTTAAACATGCAACCCCCGGGGAGTCCTGATTCCATCACGGCAAGTCTTTGAGGGACCAACTCTACCCAATAAGAGATGACTGAGGAAATGTGATTCATGGGGGAAGCTTTAGCACATAAGTATGAAGAGGAGGAACAAGAAGATTTCTATTGACTTAAATCCATATCCAACAAAATCAATCCTGAGTATAATGGATTATGCTAACGCATGTAAAAAATTCACGAGTCCACAGTGACAGTCACAACAGAAACTTTAATGGTATGAAAGGGGGAGGGAAGGTTCTTTTCCACAGCACTGTGCCAGCAGCTACAAGTATAGAGGAATGACGAAATTAGAAAATGTCCAGTGTACTAACAGGAATACGATAAGTGACACACAGCAGGGCTCATTAATGATGgtaaaaattttagagaaagatcTTTAGAGAAGAGGATATTCATACACTCTCAAAGTACCGCTCACCAAATTGCtaatgatagaaagaaaaaaaaggcctcTTTACAATGAACCGATCTCGTGGGCCCTCCAGAACAAAGTGACCAATGCTAGTCACACAGTAACGGTGGTGGATAAACTGGACATCCTTGGTCTCCAGGGGGCTGCGCTAGGACGCTCACAGCAGAAACTAACTGTACAGTGTTCTTGGCAGAAGGGTGATTCTGAATTTCATCAGGAGGAAATGGTCAGACAACTTCAGAATGCAGACCACTGAGCCAGACGACTGACCTGTGCCCTGCAAACAAGGccacatcaccaccaccacagacaACCACAAAAGGGTGAGGAGATATTTTTGGTCCCAAAGGActaaaaaaacacaataacatAATCCTTTCAGTCCTTAGGAAGCGAAaatatctcttctcctctttgtgGTCGTCATTTTGCGGTGGCACTGACTGTTGGAAGAAAGGTCAGTTGTCTTGTTCAATGGTCTACGTTCTGCAGCTGTCTGATAACGACCTCATGATGAAATTCAGCCTGCACATTCTCAACAAGAACACTGCACGGTTACTGCTGTCTGCTCCTAGCACAGCCCTGCTGGTGGCAAAGAACGTCCGGATCGACACGTTGTCTTTGCCCACTTGCTCCTGATTCTGGTTTCGTAGGGGATGGGAATGGAGAGGAGTGAGGGGTAAGGTCTTTCAGAACCGTGTGTGCATCTAGGCATTGGGCTCCTTTGCGATGTCCCACAActggaggctgaggggctgggattGCTCCCATCGAAGCAGGCTTTTGGAGTAAACATCGTGGAGAGTGGTTTGTGCTTGTGATGTGGATTCTCAGCAAAGGATCCCTCTGGTGTTCTGTTTGGGCTGGAGCTGGATTGGCTGTTTTAGATGTGTTGCATCAAGTGGAAAAGCGACTTTGCATAATggggtttcttcttttcttggtttcgGAAGTCCTTggtatctgagagagagagaaaaaacaagccaGTGTGAGTCTTTGTCAGGTCCTGCTGCGAGCTGAGCCTGGAGGGCTGGCTACAtggtgacagaggccaggagcaagCTGAGCTCCTactgggaggaggagctgaaggGGAAAGGGAGATCCAAAGTTAGAAGAAGAACCTCCCTAAACTTCCATCCAGTCTGCGGTGCAGCATCCAGGGAGCCCTGTCCTCGCCCACCAGGAGCTGGTGACGTCCGATCTCAGAGCTGCTGCAGAGCCCTAGCCAGATCCCCACCACCCTGTCCTCAGCAGCCACTTCACTCCTGAATCCCATTCGTCTGGAGCAAAGGGATGGTTGTCTCACACCTCCCAGGGAGGGATGTGCTCAGCATCCATCACACATTCAGAAGCAGACTGCTGTCGGAGGGAGGGGACCCTTGGCAGAGAGGCacaccctctttctctctctgtcccagcACTCTGAGGAGGAAGGGCAGGCGATGGGAAGAGGTCCGGCATGGAAGAGCCTACAGGGACCTCAGAATATATCCAAATCCACTTCCACCTTCTGCAGATGAGGAGTGGGGATGCCAGGGGGCTCAGGCATAACTAAAGCCGCCTGAGCTGTTATTGACAACCCTGGGGCCAGAACTCAGACCTCTCCCTTTGTGTCCATTTcggggaaggtgagaggaaaggCTTCAGTACGGAGGTGTCGACAGGAAGTAGATACTGCTGGGTCACCTTGGCTGGACGAGAGTAAGGCTTTACAAAGAAATATTCTCCCGAGGGCCTGAGGAAGAACCCCACAAGGGGAAACGCACAATGGAATTAGCAAAAAAACAACAAGGAGTATAACCGTGGATGCACTGGTTTTCCTTCAGTCGTCCTGTTGATTCCACACCAGGATACACCTTAGGGCATTGCTAGGAATATTCTCAACGTCTAGACCAGAAAGTCTCTGAAGGGGATGCAGAAGGCAACTGGTTTGACTAGGTTCTCTTCCACCTGCCCTTTGATTCCCCCAAAGCACTCCCTCGGGAAAGATTCCTTTTTAAGATTTACGCCGGTGTAAAGAATGGCATAAAGAAGCATAAACCTAACTCTTTTTCCTAACGTTcaatttatttactattatattttctttagggGAATGAACATAATGGTTCTCTTTGAGGATTTTACTTAATGACCAAAATTGATCAATAGTAAAATTTTCCAACTGTAGCGCCAAACCCATTGGACTTGATTTCAATTTgatggactgtgaacttcacattTTACATGATAAATATGAAAGAAGGGACTGGcgtggtgacatagtggttaagtttgcaccctctgcttgggtggcctggggttcccgggttcagatcccaggcatggacagacaccccactcatcaagccattctgtggcagactcccacatacaaaatagaggaagattggcacagatgttagctcagctacaatcttcttcaaggaaaaaggaagatcggcaacagatattagctcagggccaatcttcctcaccaaaaaaagaaaagaaagaagagaaaaaaattaaagaaagtacTAAATTCTGTTATTTGTAATAGGGAGGTATTGTTATCTGTAAACTGGGTTTCTatgtaatgtttatttctcattttatcttgtATTCTAAAAAGttggagaaagtcttttccaAGCAGAGTTCTTCTAAGTCTAATCCATTCAtctacctctttttcttcttgattttctggCATGTTATACAGATAGTACAGTTGAGAGAGGAATACAATTCCATCAAGGACTGATGGATACTCAGACATTTCAATGAAGCACTGACATGTTTGGCACATTTCTATGCTGAACCTGAGGTCATAGGAGACAAAGGGTTCTTCTTATCTCTAGCTGCATAAAAACTACTTGAGAGCTGTCTAAAAATACTGAAGCCCGAACTCCACCCCAGAGCATTTAAATGAGAATCTTGAGTTGTGAGGTCAAGGGATTCATCTAAACAAAAGTCCCCAGTTGCTTATTACATGGCAGTACTACTGCCAGCTCCGaggaggccctgaggtggggacaCTCGGTCCCTGGAAGCCCCATGCAGACCAGCCAAGGGCTGAGGAGAAACCCGACACCAGGCCAGTCCAGCACTCCCACCCAGGCTCTcagtgaggttttttctttttaaagatttgccctgagctaatatctgttgctaatcttttttgttttcttcttctcctccttaaaGCCCCACAAgacatagttgtatgttccagttgtgggtccttctagttcagcgctgtggaacgctgcctcagcatggcctgatgagcagtgctagggccgtgcccaggatctgaaccgggaaaatcctgggctgctgaagcagagcgcgtgaactcaaccacatGGCCATGACCCAGCCACTCGTTTAGTTTTTATAACCGGGGCTCTTTCTCCTCAGTTTCAACACTTCCTATTCACATGGAGAAGTCCAGGGTTAAGGGTTGTCCTAGGTCGGGTTCCCTAACACATACAGGAGGAATATCCATGTGCAAGTGATCCGTTTGGACAATGCTCccagaagcaagaggcagtggagttggggaagcagggaagggaaggcaaagaagccaagaaagtGTGTGATTTCAGACAAAGCGCAATGTGTTCAGTGGCTCAAAGATGCTTTGTGATGA contains:
- the LOC138915187 gene encoding LOW QUALITY PROTEIN: cationic amino acid transporter 4-like (The sequence of the model RefSeq protein was modified relative to this genomic sequence to represent the inferred CDS: deleted 1 base in 1 codon; substituted 1 base at 1 genomic stop codon); the protein is MRLLRALARGQRRVSSQARGRDAWRSLLPTCLRSELERRTPSLRRATLRTPQEWTDVWIASAFGAARSHAARKIDVCQQPAWCSSQLPTMAWGLPSTASLARFCQKLNRLKPLEESTTEMSQQRHLTVLDLILLGMGATMGLGLYMLTGTVAKEMAGPAVLVSFSVAVMASLLAALCYVELAARVPRKGTSYLFTYVFMGELWAFLIGWILLIQCLIGGIAMARTWSAHLDAIFGHRIRSFTMAHVGSWQVPFLAQYPDFLAAGVILLASAFVYCGVHISSWLNRTFSAISLVVILFIVTLGFVLAHPENWSTEEGGFAPFGFSGIMAGAATCFYAFVGFGAIAASSEEGQNPKRAVPMAIAISVGLVAGTNILASTVLTLMVPRHSLDPDWALADAFYQRGYSWAGFIVAAGAVCGMTTVLFNILFAVPRIVYAMATDGLFFQIFTRVHPRTQVPIVGILVFGFLMPLLAVLLDLEALIQFLSIGTLVTRPVVNTSIIVLRFQKSPPSSPLGSVSPGSVAEGYEDSSGHRRLEDTEQPSAPEPGQLXPALRPFLGYMSGCRPGVAVAWALRVLVVSAITLDCVLVFGKSALYLPPWGHTLLLLLSSVVFLLSLLVLGAHQQQRWQDAFQVPMVPLIPAASILLNVFLMLHLSSLTWLRFSVWLLIGLVVYFVYGIWHSKENQRDLPGLTATRGSLEETVQAVDSLNPEDTAHLSPNLMSLRRLAPKREIQT